One window of Toxotes jaculatrix isolate fToxJac2 chromosome 19, fToxJac2.pri, whole genome shotgun sequence genomic DNA carries:
- the tdh gene encoding L-threonine dehydrogenase, which produces MAVIRTLSKVAKQALLSTPGCGCQPLTVAVRSISFSPRQVTAGDASFHSVSFSETDHPKVLITGGLGQLGVGLAKLLRKRFGKNNVILSDIRKPPSNVFHSGPFIYSDILDYKNLREIVVNNRITWLVHYSALLSAVGEANVALARSVNITGLHNILDIAAEHGLRLFVPSTIGAFGPTSPRNPTPDLCVQRPRTIYGVSKVHAELMGEYYHHRYGLDFRCLRYPGIISADSMPGGGTTDYAVQIFHDAIKTGKFECNLKPDTRLPMMYIDDCLRATLEVMEAPADTLSMRTYNINAMSFTPEELAQELQKQMPELEVTYDVDPVRQAIADSWPMNFDDSNARKDWGWKHDYDLPELVQTMLNYFSTDTRMARAN; this is translated from the exons ATGGCTGTCATCAGAACCCTCAGCAAGGTGGCTAAGCAGGCCCTGCTCAGCACCCCGGGGTGCGGCTGCCAGCCCCTTACGGTGGCTGTGCGCAGCATCAGCTTCTCCCCTCGACAGGTGACCGCAGGTGATGCCAGCTTCCACTCCGTGTCCTTCTCAGAAACAGACCACCCCAAGGTGCTCATTACAG GTGGCCTTGGTCAGCTCGGGGTGGGGCTCGCCAAATTGTTGAG GAAGAGGTTTGGAAAGAACAATGTCATTCTGTCTGACATCAGGAAACCTCCAAGCAACGTTTTCCACAGCG GCCCCTTCATCTACTCAGACATCCTGGACTACAAGAACCTGCGGGAGATTGTGGTGAACAACCGCATCACTTGGCTGGTTCACTACAGCGCTCTCCTCAGTGCTGTTGGAGAGGCTAACGTGGCCCTGGCGCGTTCTGTTAACATCACTG ggctTCACAACATCCTGGACATTGCAGCTGAACATGGCCTTCGTCTGTTTGTCCCCAGCACCATCGGCGCCTTTGGCCCCACGTCACCCCGTAACCCTACGCCAGATCTCTGTGTGCAGAGACCTCGCACCATCTATGGTGTCTCCAAAGTCCATGCTGAGCTGATGGGAGAG TACTACCACCACCGCTACGGCCTGGATTTCCGCTGTCTCCGCTACCCAGGAATCATCTCTGCTGACTCCATGCCTGGAGGTGGCACAACAG ACTATGCTGTCCAGATTTTCCACGATGCAATCAAAACCGGCAAGTTTGAGTGCAACTTGAAACCCGACACGCGGCTGCCCATGATGTACATTGACGACTGCCTTCGTGCCACGCTGGAGGTGATGGAGGCGCCAGCTGACACGCTGAGCATGAGGACCTATAACATTAATGCCATGAGCTTCACCCCCGAGGAACTGGCCCAGGAGCTCCAGAAGCAGATGCCCGAGCTGGAGGTCACGTATGACGTTGACCCCGTCAGACAGGCAATTG CTGACAGTTGGCCAATGAACTTTGACGACTCCAACGCACGGAAAGACTGGGGCTGGAAACACGATTACGATCTTCCGGAGCTCGTCCAGACGATGCTTAACTACTTTAGCACAGATACGCGCATGGCTCGTGCTAACTGA